The following proteins come from a genomic window of Rhodoligotrophos sp. CJ14:
- a CDS encoding ABC transporter substrate-binding protein, with the protein MTKSLFSTTRRDLLAGAAGISALSAMGMTWGSARAAESLVVADPGGPFKEGYGAAFYRPYQEQTGVEIVNIAREHQPTSHVRAIVETKNYSWDVVTITLGDQVMLSGLGMLEKLDWSDQNMKDIMPEARQDDWMGVDVYATVICFNSSTFGNKVPQSWADFWDVKGFPGRRSLRRSPIDTLEIALLADGVDPKQLYPIDYDRAFRMLDKIRPDIAVWWTGGAQTSQMLESGEVDMIATWNGRAQTVIDAGKPVGIGWNQGLYSIEGWAIPKGNPKAALGMPFIAFCADPKRQAEYTKTLAYGPTNPKAYDYIPPERAKYLPTAPEHVDKLILANQDWWGKHKDEAEQKFNEWLLS; encoded by the coding sequence ATGACAAAGTCTTTGTTCTCCACGACCCGCCGCGATCTCCTTGCCGGAGCGGCCGGCATTAGCGCGCTGAGCGCCATGGGCATGACCTGGGGTTCGGCAAGGGCGGCCGAGAGCCTGGTGGTGGCGGATCCCGGCGGTCCATTCAAGGAGGGCTATGGCGCAGCTTTCTACCGCCCTTATCAGGAACAAACCGGCGTCGAGATCGTCAATATTGCCCGCGAGCACCAGCCGACCAGTCATGTCCGTGCCATTGTGGAAACCAAGAATTACAGCTGGGACGTGGTGACCATCACTCTGGGCGACCAGGTGATGCTCAGCGGTCTTGGCATGCTGGAGAAGCTCGACTGGTCCGACCAGAACATGAAGGACATCATGCCGGAAGCCCGGCAGGATGACTGGATGGGCGTTGATGTCTATGCCACTGTGATCTGCTTCAACAGCTCGACTTTCGGCAACAAGGTGCCGCAGTCCTGGGCCGACTTCTGGGACGTGAAGGGCTTCCCCGGCCGGAGATCCCTGCGCCGCAGCCCGATCGACACGCTGGAGATTGCGCTTCTGGCGGATGGTGTCGATCCCAAGCAGCTTTATCCCATAGACTATGACCGCGCCTTCCGCATGCTCGACAAGATCCGCCCCGATATTGCGGTATGGTGGACCGGCGGTGCCCAGACCAGTCAGATGCTCGAATCGGGCGAAGTGGATATGATCGCCACCTGGAACGGCCGCGCCCAGACGGTGATCGATGCCGGCAAGCCCGTGGGCATAGGGTGGAACCAGGGTCTTTATTCCATCGAGGGCTGGGCTATTCCGAAAGGCAATCCGAAGGCAGCCCTGGGCATGCCGTTCATCGCGTTCTGCGCCGACCCCAAGCGGCAGGCGGAATATACCAAAACCCTGGCCTATGGCCCGACCAACCCGAAGGCCTATGACTACATTCCGCCGGAACGCGCCAAATATCTGCCAACCGCGCCCGAACATGTAGATAAGCTGATCCTGGCCAACCAGGACTGGTGGGGTAAGCACAAGGACGAGGCCGAGCAGAAGTTCAATGAATGGCTCTTGTCCTGA
- a CDS encoding succinate--CoA ligase subunit alpha codes for MAILVGRQSRIIIQGITGGVGRNLAHRFLDEGSPLVAGVSPRNAGGEVAGLPVYASCYEAVAEVGATASFISVPAPHMRDAALEAIDAGIKTIVGYAEGVPMLDALHMAACAKARGACLIGPNAAGCISPGEANLSDLNGALLRQGRIGIVSKSGTLTYEVIADLNRHDLGQSTVVCLGGDPVIGTSHRDALALFEQDDDTDAIVVIGEIGGRSELDAAKFIRTMNKPVIAYIAGRHAPPGKRMGHAGALMGAPDENVPGKQGALRAAGALVVDSLFEIGDATRRILSGEKTEKPRVDA; via the coding sequence ATGGCGATCCTGGTGGGGCGACAATCGCGCATCATCATTCAAGGCATCACCGGCGGTGTGGGCCGCAACCTGGCGCACCGCTTCCTTGATGAGGGAAGCCCGCTGGTTGCTGGGGTGTCGCCGCGCAATGCGGGGGGTGAGGTGGCGGGGCTGCCGGTCTATGCCTCCTGCTACGAGGCCGTGGCCGAAGTGGGGGCGACCGCGTCCTTCATCTCCGTGCCAGCGCCGCACATGCGCGATGCAGCGCTCGAGGCGATCGACGCCGGGATCAAGACGATCGTTGGCTATGCGGAGGGCGTGCCGATGCTGGATGCCCTGCATATGGCTGCTTGTGCCAAGGCGCGAGGTGCATGCCTGATCGGCCCCAATGCCGCCGGCTGCATCAGCCCGGGCGAGGCCAACCTATCGGATCTGAACGGTGCATTACTGCGCCAGGGGCGTATTGGCATCGTATCGAAGAGCGGCACACTCACCTATGAGGTGATTGCCGATCTCAACCGCCACGATCTCGGCCAAAGCACCGTCGTCTGCCTCGGCGGTGACCCGGTCATCGGCACGAGCCATCGCGACGCGCTGGCGCTGTTCGAACAGGATGATGACACGGACGCGATTGTCGTGATTGGCGAGATCGGCGGCCGCTCGGAGCTCGATGCGGCAAAGTTCATCCGGACAATGAACAAGCCGGTGATCGCCTATATTGCCGGCCGCCATGCCCCACCGGGAAAACGCATGGGACATGCCGGCGCGCTCATGGGGGCGCCGGACGAGAATGTGCCCGGCAAGCAAGGCGCCTTGCGCGCGGCCGGTGCCTTGGTGGTCGACAGCCTCTTCGAGATCGGGGACGCGACGCGCCGGATCCTTTCGGGCGAGAAAACAGAGAAGCCCCGTGTCGATGCGTGA
- a CDS encoding aldehyde dehydrogenase family protein produces the protein MNKPFVHPRVGEKAAAFLTREHKLLIGGKWVPALSGKMFETYDPGTGRAIARVAEGDAADIDLAVKAAREAFDSGPWGRITPSERGRMIWRLADLLEQNVDEFAELESLNNGKPLATARNGDVPLSADMFRYMAGWATKITGETLSISTPGTFHAFTVREPVGVVGQIIPWNAPLLMAAWKVAPALATGCTVVLKPAEQTPLTALRFGELIQEAGIPDGVVNIVTGFGPTAGAAIAAHPDIDKVGFTGSSEVGRIIVKAAAGNLKKVSLELGGKSPVIVFPDADMSVAVPGAAQAIFANSGQVCTAGSRLFAHKKVFDRIVEGIAEQAEKIRVGHGLDDGTQMGPVISQVQLERVSDYIEQGKAAGAAVATGGRRVGNEGYFIAPTILTDTTPDMSVVREEIFGPVLCAMSFDDDDLDRIAKQANDSIYGLAGSIWTRDLSVAHKMARRIRAGRIGINIHGSVDAALPTGGFKQSGWGREKGHEGLNLYTEVKSVVMSL, from the coding sequence ATGAATAAACCGTTCGTTCATCCCCGAGTCGGTGAGAAGGCGGCGGCTTTCCTCACCCGCGAGCACAAGCTGCTCATTGGCGGCAAATGGGTGCCTGCGCTTTCCGGCAAGATGTTCGAGACCTACGATCCCGGCACCGGTCGGGCCATCGCGCGGGTGGCGGAAGGGGACGCCGCCGATATCGACCTCGCCGTCAAGGCGGCCCGCGAGGCGTTCGACAGCGGCCCGTGGGGACGCATCACGCCCAGCGAACGCGGCCGGATGATCTGGAGATTGGCCGATCTGCTTGAGCAGAACGTGGATGAATTCGCCGAGCTCGAATCGCTCAACAATGGTAAGCCGCTTGCCACAGCCCGCAATGGCGACGTGCCGCTCAGCGCTGACATGTTCCGCTATATGGCAGGCTGGGCGACCAAGATCACCGGTGAGACGCTCAGCATTTCCACACCCGGCACATTCCATGCCTTCACGGTGCGCGAGCCCGTCGGCGTGGTCGGGCAGATTATTCCATGGAACGCCCCCCTGCTGATGGCGGCATGGAAGGTCGCCCCGGCGCTTGCCACAGGCTGTACCGTGGTGCTGAAGCCCGCCGAGCAGACACCGCTGACAGCGCTGCGCTTCGGTGAGCTGATTCAGGAGGCTGGGATTCCTGACGGGGTTGTGAATATTGTGACCGGCTTTGGTCCGACCGCCGGGGCGGCGATTGCCGCACATCCCGACATTGACAAGGTCGGCTTCACGGGCTCGAGCGAGGTCGGCCGTATCATCGTGAAGGCTGCGGCCGGCAATCTGAAGAAAGTATCGCTCGAGTTGGGCGGCAAATCGCCCGTGATCGTATTCCCCGATGCCGATATGTCGGTTGCGGTGCCTGGCGCGGCTCAGGCGATCTTCGCCAATAGCGGCCAGGTCTGCACGGCGGGCTCGCGCCTTTTCGCGCATAAGAAAGTGTTCGACCGCATCGTTGAAGGCATTGCCGAGCAGGCGGAGAAGATCCGCGTCGGCCATGGCCTCGATGATGGGACCCAGATGGGGCCGGTCATCTCCCAGGTGCAGCTCGAACGGGTCTCGGACTACATCGAGCAGGGTAAGGCGGCCGGTGCCGCGGTGGCAACCGGCGGCAGGCGCGTCGGCAACGAGGGCTATTTCATCGCGCCGACCATCCTGACCGATACCACCCCCGATATGTCGGTTGTGCGCGAGGAGATCTTCGGGCCGGTGCTGTGCGCAATGAGCTTCGATGACGATGATCTCGATCGTATCGCCAAGCAGGCCAATGATTCGATCTATGGGCTCGCCGGCAGCATCTGGACGCGCGATCTCAGCGTGGCTCACAAGATGGCACGGCGCATCCGCGCCGGGCGCATCGGCATTAATATCCATGGTTCGGTAGATGCAGCTCTGCCCACCGGCGGCTTCAAGCAGTCGGGCTGGGGACGCGAGAAGGGTCATGAAGGCCTCAACCTCTATACGGAGGTGAAGTCTGTCGTGATGTCCCTATAG
- a CDS encoding ABC transporter ATP-binding protein: protein MSRARNGEDLPAVKLAVKDIYKRFGNFVALAGPAVDLRAGEFLTLLGPSGSGKTTLLLTIAGLVKPDDGEIRIDGEPATYLPPHMRDIGMVFQNYALFPHLTVFENIAFPLQMRRRSSSEIKTAVNRVLEVIRLPELGDRYPRELSGGQQQRVALARALVYEPSIVLMDEPLGALDKKLREQLQLEIKRLHRELRLSVLYVTHDQEEALVMSDRICLMREGRIEQIGTPDELYFRPRSLFTADFLGESNLLPGRLIGRNGTYGEVELDGGCRAEGTLSDKGLSPGDSVRLMIRPEALRLSAGENDRNMLRVHFREAVLSGSTSKWFFCGPADQVVIAHVLTDCNGTQPGQGAEMTLSWRREACVVLRDG, encoded by the coding sequence ATGAGCCGAGCACGCAATGGTGAGGATCTCCCAGCAGTCAAACTCGCCGTCAAAGACATTTACAAGCGCTTCGGCAACTTCGTGGCTCTGGCCGGGCCGGCGGTGGATCTAAGGGCAGGCGAGTTCCTGACCCTGCTCGGCCCGTCGGGCTCCGGCAAGACCACGCTGCTTCTCACCATTGCCGGACTTGTGAAGCCGGATGACGGCGAGATCCGTATTGATGGCGAGCCGGCGACCTACCTGCCGCCGCATATGCGCGATATCGGCATGGTGTTCCAGAACTACGCACTGTTCCCGCATCTCACGGTTTTCGAGAATATCGCTTTCCCCCTCCAGATGCGCCGCCGGTCCTCATCGGAGATCAAGACAGCGGTCAACCGCGTGCTGGAGGTGATCCGCCTGCCCGAGCTTGGCGATCGGTATCCCCGCGAGCTTTCGGGAGGGCAGCAGCAACGGGTGGCGCTGGCGCGCGCGCTTGTCTACGAGCCCTCCATCGTGCTGATGGACGAGCCACTGGGCGCGCTCGACAAGAAGCTGCGCGAGCAGCTGCAGCTCGAAATCAAGCGGCTGCATCGCGAGCTCCGGCTGTCGGTTCTCTACGTGACCCATGACCAGGAAGAAGCGCTGGTCATGTCCGATCGCATCTGCCTCATGCGCGAGGGGCGCATCGAGCAGATCGGCACGCCCGACGAACTCTACTTCCGGCCGCGCAGCCTGTTCACGGCGGATTTCCTGGGCGAATCGAATCTGCTGCCCGGCCGGCTCATCGGTCGCAACGGCACCTATGGCGAGGTCGAGCTGGACGGCGGCTGCCGGGCCGAGGGCACGCTTTCCGATAAGGGGCTCTCACCCGGCGATAGCGTCAGGCTGATGATCCGGCCAGAAGCACTGCGTCTGTCCGCGGGAGAGAACGACCGCAATATGCTGCGCGTCCACTTCCGCGAGGCGGTCCTCAGCGGCAGCACCAGCAAATGGTTCTTCTGCGGCCCGGCCGACCAGGTGGTGATCGCCCATGTTCTGACCGACTGCAACGGCACACAGCCGGGGCAAGGGGCGGAGATGACATTGAGCTGGCGGCGCGAGGCCTGCGTGGTGCTGCGCGATGGCTGA
- a CDS encoding alpha-D-ribose 1-methylphosphonate 5-triphosphate diphosphatase — MPQEFALTNARIVLEGEIITGSILMRDGLIAAIDRGPSAMADDMDGDYIIPGLVELHTDHLESHYNPRPGVLWDSIAALQAHDAQVAGSGITTVFDCLRLGSDEDSGFKKGEMRAIADAIETASAEDRLRASHLIHLRCEVSARDVLDHFEDFRTDPQVRLASLMDHAPGQRQFQTLDQYTLYYRKKRGLNDTDFERFIARRIEESARYAAPHRRAIVDACKERGIALASHDDATIEHVEESRAFGVKLAEFPTSMEAAKASHEAGMAVLLGAPNVVRGKSHSGNISARALANAGVLDVLSSDYVPFSLIHAPFVLADEGSMSLPEGIRLVSATPARTVGLEDRGRIAEGLRADLVRVRRHAGVPVVRAVWREGRRVA, encoded by the coding sequence ATGCCGCAAGAATTCGCTCTCACCAATGCCCGGATCGTGCTCGAAGGCGAGATCATCACCGGCTCCATCCTCATGCGGGACGGGCTGATTGCAGCAATCGACCGCGGTCCATCCGCCATGGCCGACGATATGGACGGCGACTATATCATTCCCGGGCTTGTCGAGTTGCACACGGACCATCTGGAATCCCATTACAATCCGCGTCCAGGCGTTCTCTGGGACAGTATTGCGGCGCTGCAAGCTCATGACGCGCAGGTTGCCGGCTCCGGCATCACCACGGTATTTGATTGCCTGCGCCTTGGTTCAGACGAGGACAGCGGCTTCAAGAAGGGCGAGATGCGCGCGATTGCCGATGCGATCGAGACCGCCAGCGCGGAGGATCGGCTGCGTGCCAGCCATCTCATTCATCTGCGTTGCGAGGTCTCGGCCAGGGACGTTCTCGACCATTTCGAGGATTTCCGGACCGACCCGCAGGTGAGGCTCGCGTCTTTGATGGATCATGCGCCGGGCCAGCGCCAGTTTCAAACGCTTGACCAATACACGCTCTATTACAGAAAGAAGCGCGGCCTGAACGACACGGATTTCGAACGCTTCATTGCCCGGCGTATCGAGGAGTCGGCGCGCTACGCCGCACCCCACCGCAGGGCGATCGTGGATGCCTGCAAGGAGCGTGGCATTGCACTCGCCAGCCATGATGATGCAACGATAGAGCATGTGGAGGAATCCCGGGCCTTTGGGGTGAAGTTGGCGGAGTTCCCAACCAGCATGGAAGCGGCGAAGGCCTCTCATGAGGCCGGCATGGCCGTGCTGCTCGGTGCACCCAATGTGGTGCGCGGCAAGTCCCATTCCGGCAATATTTCGGCGAGAGCGCTCGCCAATGCCGGCGTGCTGGATGTTCTGTCGTCTGACTATGTGCCCTTCAGCCTTATCCATGCACCCTTCGTGCTGGCGGATGAAGGCAGCATGAGCCTGCCGGAAGGCATCAGGCTGGTCAGTGCAACGCCGGCCCGTACGGTTGGTCTTGAGGATCGTGGCCGCATCGCTGAAGGGTTGCGTGCCGATCTGGTTCGCGTGCGCCGTCACGCCGGCGTCCCGGTTGTGCGCGCGGTCTGGCGCGAGGGTCGTCGTGTTGCCTGA
- a CDS encoding ABC transporter permease subunit: protein MAEIALTQTAQNIRPRRWLKIWPLLPAMLFLAAAFVYPVLLLLGTSFVDRSGALTPEHYVRLVDSTVVVRVLIITFELAAWTTVISVIAGYPVAYLLTTLKPSQRNLLVIFVLMPFWTSFLVRTFAWIVLLGRNGALNQLLGLLGITDPPSFIYNFTGVMIGMVHALMPLCVLTMLSVMENIDRNLTRAAATLGARPGSGFWRIYFPLSLPGVAAGALLVFITALGFFITPALLGSERQTVIVQLVIFQIKEMLNWGFAGAIAVLLLVVALVIFYVYDRLVGLSTLSGGSARTGNNTRSGLLGRVGGNLGHYLILTLAAATDGLSRAADRLFPPRADRRPRRPGRALLWTVALAVILFLALPALFVVPVSFTEASFLSWPPVGFSLKWYESVIENPLWIGAAWRSLVVATSAAALSLLIGVPAAFYLARQARFGSTALLAFLISPIIMPHIIIAVALFYVFARIGLVGTTLGLIIGHTVLAMPYVVVTVIAVLKNYDQRLDQAAYTLGASKARAFYYITLPLIRAGLIAAFMFAFIVSFDELTIALFVTSGQVTTLPKQMWDDALLRVSPALAAVATGILVFMTALILLSEYLRRRGLSRR, encoded by the coding sequence ATGGCTGAGATCGCCCTAACCCAGACAGCCCAGAACATCAGGCCGCGGCGTTGGTTGAAAATCTGGCCGCTGCTGCCGGCGATGCTGTTCCTGGCCGCCGCCTTCGTCTATCCCGTGCTGTTATTGCTCGGCACCAGCTTCGTCGACCGGAGCGGGGCGCTCACCCCTGAGCACTATGTCCGCCTCGTCGATTCCACCGTTGTCGTCCGGGTGCTCATCATCACCTTCGAGCTTGCCGCCTGGACCACGGTCATTTCGGTCATAGCCGGGTACCCCGTCGCCTATCTGCTCACCACGCTCAAGCCCAGCCAGCGCAACCTGCTCGTCATCTTCGTGCTCATGCCATTCTGGACGAGCTTCCTCGTGCGCACCTTCGCCTGGATCGTGCTGCTCGGTCGCAACGGTGCGCTCAACCAGCTGCTCGGTTTGCTCGGCATCACCGATCCGCCGAGCTTCATCTATAATTTCACCGGTGTGATGATCGGCATGGTACATGCCCTCATGCCGCTTTGTGTGCTGACCATGCTGTCGGTCATGGAGAATATCGACCGCAACCTGACCCGGGCTGCTGCAACGCTCGGCGCACGTCCGGGGTCGGGCTTTTGGCGCATCTATTTCCCGCTGTCACTGCCGGGCGTTGCCGCCGGTGCGCTCTTGGTGTTCATCACCGCCCTGGGCTTCTTCATCACGCCTGCGCTGCTCGGCAGCGAGCGGCAGACCGTGATCGTTCAGCTGGTGATCTTTCAGATCAAGGAGATGCTGAACTGGGGCTTCGCGGGCGCGATCGCGGTGCTGCTGCTCGTGGTCGCCCTGGTCATCTTCTATGTCTATGACCGGCTGGTCGGGCTCTCAACCCTCTCCGGTGGAAGCGCGCGAACCGGCAACAATACGCGAAGCGGCCTGCTGGGCCGGGTTGGCGGCAACCTCGGCCACTATTTGATTTTGACGCTTGCGGCCGCTACCGACGGGCTGTCCCGAGCGGCCGACCGCCTGTTTCCCCCGCGCGCAGATCGGCGGCCGCGGCGGCCCGGCCGGGCGCTGCTCTGGACGGTGGCCCTGGCGGTGATCTTGTTCCTGGCCCTGCCGGCGCTGTTCGTGGTGCCCGTGTCGTTCACGGAAGCAAGCTTCCTCAGCTGGCCGCCAGTCGGCTTTTCACTCAAATGGTATGAGAGCGTTATCGAGAACCCGCTATGGATCGGCGCCGCCTGGCGATCGCTGGTGGTGGCAACCAGTGCGGCGGCGCTAAGCCTGCTCATTGGCGTGCCGGCCGCCTTCTATCTCGCGCGCCAAGCCAGGTTCGGCAGCACAGCCCTGCTGGCCTTCCTGATCTCACCCATCATCATGCCGCATATCATCATTGCGGTCGCCCTGTTCTATGTCTTCGCCCGGATAGGCCTGGTGGGCACGACATTGGGCCTGATCATCGGCCATACGGTGCTGGCCATGCCCTATGTGGTGGTCACGGTGATCGCGGTGCTCAAGAACTATGACCAACGGCTGGACCAGGCGGCCTATACGCTGGGGGCCAGCAAGGCGCGCGCCTTCTATTACATCACGCTGCCGCTCATCCGCGCCGGCTTGATCGCCGCCTTCATGTTCGCGTTCATCGTCTCTTTCGACGAACTGACCATCGCTCTGTTCGTCACCAGCGGTCAGGTCACCACGCTGCCGAAGCAGATGTGGGACGATGCGCTATTGCGGGTGAGCCCGGCGCTCGCGGCGGTCGCGACCGGCATTCTCGTGTTCATGACCGCCCTGATCCTGCTGTCGGAATATCTGCGCCGGCGAGGGCTGAGCCGGCGCTAG
- a CDS encoding ATP-grasp domain-containing protein: protein MNLLEAEGKALIAQHGIKVPRGALWPELPVIEGGLVLKAQVPTGKRGKAGGIRFVADHQQAESAAKALLDMEIGGHRTKAIYVEEKLDILHEHYLAIAIDRDRRCHLVIASPKGGMDIEEVDPRHILRLPIDPLLGLRSFHADCVARFLSGEGDDQTALGEVIASLYHAALALDAELIEINPLALTPSGLVAADAKIILDDNARFRHPEWPDSTKRTDRSAFERASAMAGAVGVEVDPEGDTVAVVSGAGLMMATLDLLADAGLRVRAVIDLGGTVLSGAEGLRQVLAAVGPLKPRVTFLNAFMQTAFCDIFAEGLAGAHQTAPLPGRVVVRLKGRRADIGRARLQPLGFEIHEDLEPAIAALAPGRRT from the coding sequence ATGAACCTGCTCGAGGCCGAAGGCAAGGCGCTGATTGCCCAGCACGGCATCAAGGTGCCGCGCGGCGCCTTGTGGCCCGAGCTGCCCGTGATCGAAGGCGGGCTCGTGCTGAAGGCGCAGGTGCCCACAGGCAAGCGCGGGAAGGCCGGCGGCATCCGCTTTGTTGCCGACCATCAGCAGGCGGAAAGCGCCGCCAAAGCCCTGCTCGACATGGAGATCGGCGGGCATCGCACCAAAGCCATCTATGTGGAGGAAAAGCTCGACATCCTTCACGAGCATTATCTCGCCATCGCCATTGATCGCGATCGCCGCTGCCACCTCGTCATTGCCTCCCCCAAAGGGGGCATGGATATCGAGGAGGTGGACCCGCGCCACATTCTGCGCTTGCCCATTGACCCGCTGCTCGGCCTGCGCAGCTTCCATGCCGATTGTGTCGCCCGGTTCCTCTCAGGAGAGGGAGATGACCAGACAGCGCTTGGCGAGGTGATTGCCAGCCTCTATCACGCGGCGCTGGCGCTGGATGCCGAGCTCATCGAGATCAATCCGCTTGCCCTAACCCCCAGCGGGCTGGTTGCGGCGGATGCCAAAATCATCCTCGACGACAATGCTCGCTTCCGGCACCCGGAATGGCCGGACAGCACGAAGCGGACCGACCGCAGCGCCTTCGAGCGCGCCAGCGCAATGGCCGGCGCCGTCGGGGTGGAGGTCGACCCCGAGGGTGACACGGTTGCCGTGGTCAGCGGGGCCGGGCTGATGATGGCAACCCTCGACCTGCTGGCGGATGCGGGGCTCAGGGTGCGGGCGGTGATCGACCTTGGCGGAACAGTCCTGTCCGGGGCCGAGGGCCTGCGGCAAGTGCTGGCGGCGGTTGGGCCTCTGAAACCGCGGGTCACCTTCCTGAATGCCTTCATGCAGACCGCCTTTTGCGATATTTTCGCGGAAGGCCTCGCTGGCGCCCATCAGACAGCACCGCTGCCGGGGCGCGTTGTCGTGCGCCTCAAGGGCCGCCGCGCCGATATCGGCCGCGCCCGCCTGCAGCCGCTCGGCTTCGAGATCCACGAAGATCTGGAGCCTGCAATCGCCGCGCTTGCCCCAGGCCGGAGGACTTGA
- the phnN gene encoding phosphonate metabolism protein/1,5-bisphosphokinase (PRPP-forming) PhnN, with translation MLPDASPLFETAPSGGDGVVLAVVGPSGAGKDSLIAYARQRLASDPLILFVRRMVTREAVASAEDHDTCSPEAFASARAAGAFAVDWEAHGLHYGIPVAVHGHLQKGGIVVVNGSRAALPAMRSVFRRVIAVHITCHPEILAARLASRRRETAHDVQLRLQRASLKPADLGDMIEIDNSGELAVAGEALTAAIRRAASLARYRRG, from the coding sequence GTGTTGCCTGATGCAAGCCCGCTTTTTGAAACCGCTCCTTCAGGAGGAGATGGTGTTGTTCTCGCCGTGGTCGGGCCGAGCGGTGCGGGCAAGGACAGCCTGATCGCCTATGCCCGGCAACGGCTGGCATCCGATCCGTTGATCCTGTTCGTTCGCCGAATGGTGACGCGCGAGGCCGTGGCCTCCGCCGAAGACCATGACACGTGCTCGCCGGAAGCCTTTGCCTCGGCACGAGCCGCCGGCGCCTTTGCGGTCGACTGGGAGGCGCACGGGCTGCATTACGGCATTCCAGTTGCGGTGCATGGCCATCTCCAGAAGGGCGGCATCGTGGTGGTGAACGGCTCACGCGCCGCGCTGCCCGCCATGCGTTCTGTCTTCAGACGGGTTATCGCTGTCCACATCACATGCCATCCGGAGATCCTGGCGGCAAGGCTCGCCTCGCGACGGCGAGAAACTGCGCATGACGTACAACTGCGCTTGCAGCGGGCTTCACTGAAGCCCGCTGATCTCGGAGATATGATCGAGATTGACAACAGTGGCGAGCTCGCGGTCGCCGGCGAGGCATTGACGGCAGCCATCCGACGGGCGGCTTCGCTGGCCCGCTATCGGCGGGGCTGA
- a CDS encoding enoyl-CoA hydratase/isomerase family protein yields MPQFIEIKQDGEVAIITLNRPEVLNAWHSAMRKELAAALKAQDRDDKIRAIILTGAGDRAFSAGQDLGEAKTFSSERAAEWIEEWRELYGTMRSLSKPTIAALNGVAAGSAFQVALLCDVRVGHSGSRMGQPEINSGIPSTLGPWLMKEMLGISRTIELTLTGRIMDGEECHRIGLIHYLVPQGQVMTKAMEVARLLASKPPIAMRLNKKRFAEVTAAGFEDALQSGARIQKEAYGTGEPQRMMEIFFARTAEKRKAGDVHA; encoded by the coding sequence ATGCCCCAATTCATCGAGATCAAGCAGGACGGCGAGGTTGCCATTATCACACTGAACCGCCCGGAGGTGCTGAATGCCTGGCACAGCGCCATGCGCAAGGAGCTGGCGGCCGCCCTGAAGGCGCAGGATCGTGATGACAAAATTCGCGCCATCATCCTGACCGGCGCCGGCGACCGCGCCTTCTCCGCGGGGCAGGATCTCGGTGAGGCCAAGACCTTCAGCAGCGAGCGCGCCGCCGAATGGATCGAGGAATGGCGCGAGCTCTACGGCACCATGCGTTCGCTCAGCAAGCCGACCATTGCCGCTTTGAACGGCGTCGCCGCCGGATCGGCGTTTCAGGTGGCGCTGCTCTGCGACGTGCGCGTGGGCCATTCGGGCAGTCGCATGGGGCAGCCCGAGATCAATTCCGGCATCCCCAGCACCCTCGGCCCCTGGCTGATGAAGGAGATGCTCGGCATCTCGCGTACCATCGAGCTGACCCTCACCGGCCGCATCATGGATGGCGAGGAATGTCACCGCATCGGGCTCATCCATTACCTCGTGCCCCAGGGACAGGTGATGACCAAGGCCATGGAGGTGGCACGCCTGCTAGCCTCCAAGCCGCCCATCGCCATGCGGCTCAACAAGAAGCGGTTCGCGGAAGTCACCGCTGCGGGCTTTGAGGATGCATTGCAGTCCGGTGCACGGATCCAGAAGGAGGCCTATGGCACCGGCGAGCCGCAACGGATGATGGAAATCTTCTTTGCTCGCACCGCCGAAAAGCGCAAAGCCGGAGACGTGCACGCATGA